In the genome of Yarrowia lipolytica chromosome 1B, complete sequence, the window TTAAGATCATCACCTAGAATGACGTCTTCGACGGCAGCTTCAGTGATTCCAGCAGCCATGACATCAGCCTCTTCCTCAACCTTGGACGCGTCCGTTTTAGAAACGGGGGAGGATTGTTTGTCGGTGTTCTCAGTCTTCTCCCCCTTACCGCCAACCTTCCTCTCGTCACCCTCATTCAACCACTCCTCGTCAAAAGTCTCCATCTTGATACTTTCGAGAATCTCACCCATGAGTGCcttgtctccttctctcagAAACTTGCTGACTCGGTGATTTGAGTTGTTGGTGAAGAACATGGACGCAATTAACACAGCTGTGATAGCTAGGGGACCAACAGTAGCCGCAAAACTCCAGAAGATAAGCTTCTGGCGAATGTGTTCGTGGTAGACGGGGAAAGGAAGGGACCGTTTGGTGGTTCGTTTGAAGTCAATGATTCGAGGCGAGTGGCTCCAGCCGTAGCTGTCCACCACGGGTTCTTGCAGCTTGACTTCGTGGAACTTGAGATCGAGCCATCGTAGGTTAGCAAACGGATTAGCAGCCGTGATAAACGCCGTTGGGAAGTGCACCGTTCGGTCGTTTCGGCAattggccagcagcacccGGTTATCAAACATCTCCAGCGCCTTATATGCGGATGAGGAAGGATTACTCATGTCAGCAAGTGTCGGGTCCTTGAGAAACAGGTCTCGTCCAGTGTTCCCGAGATAGGTACTTCCAAGAGTGTTCATCCAACTGAACCAACGTTTGTCAGTTCGGTGGAACTTGGAGCCCAGATGCGGCGTGGCTATGGTGGAGAACAGAACGggcttgaccttgtcgaAGAAGCCCTCGTCCAAAAATATGCCACAGAGATACCGCGCAATGAGGCCACCAAGAGAATAGCCCAGTATCGAGATGCGGTCAAAGGTAACACCCTCGTCATCAGCGTAGCGGCgaatcacctccttgatctccaGATAGCATCGACGCGCGCATACTTGCACTCCATCGTAGGTGAGAGTACCGTGGTTACTCTGAGTGGCATAAGCAACcatgtctcctccagcctTGACACCGTAGGTGGTGTCCAACACCTCCTTTACCGCGGCCATGTGGGTTGCGCTTCCCCAGAGACCGTGAATGAGCACAAACAAATGCATGTCTTCTTGTCCCGTTGCAAAAAAATGAGAGAAAAAGTCGTCTACTTGTGCCTAAGCCAGCTTGGGCCACAGACGCATGTGATTAAGTTGGTTCACAACGGTTAGCGGGAAAACAAAAAATTACGCGAATCTCAGATAGACTCTGGGTTACAGTAGTGTATATTGACAGATGGCAGAGGTGGATCAGACGGAAGTCGGCAGAGGGAAGAGCAACTGAGAGCAAGGCGTGTTATCCGGAGAGCGAAGGGGTTGGAAAAACGGGGTCTAACTACATAAGCTGTGTTGTTGCATGTGATTCTATTGCATTCAATCCATCAGATGCTATGATATTTTACCCAGAAGATGGAAAGATCTCCTCCTGTACCTGCAACTGAGTGATTGGTGATGAGTGCATTGTGAAGAGggggtacaagtacgagtgtaCCGTAttggtacgagtactacAAATGTCTTACGTGCAGAACTCGATGCGGGGTAGAGTCAGTATAAATATAATCGAATTAACACTATATCTGCCTTCCTTCCTTCTGAGCGAATTTTGCTGTTCTTGTTCTGACTTCTGATACCATGTTGTGTCAGAAGTAGGTTTGAGAAGAGGGACTCATCACACCATGGCAAGTAATTGCAAGTAGTACTGTTATGTTATTattaataataataataataataataataaataataaaaaaaacctgtGGGAAAAAAATCCTACGGAATGGGACAAAGCTCACACTGAAAAAGAGATATTGTACTGGGCGTATAATAGTCGTATAGTATAAATATATTATTCAAATAAAAGAGCATATAGATCGTACAAGttcatacttgtactgcacATAATAAATCAACAGTTCAAATGTTGATACTTTTACTGTAGTGTTAAAGATCGTATTCatattacaagtacagtacatacacaaCGTTACAGGTAGCACACTCCACTCAGCTCAATGCGGGTCTTAGTCATAGTAGGAGGACACAACGTTATTATAAATACACAGCGCAATTCTACAATCCCAGGGTTTACAGATAAGTAGTAGATTTTTAACTAACTAAGAGCTTAGTCGAAAAGACCGAATCCCATGTCGTCAtcctcagactcctcatcctcctcagcggcagcagcaggggcAGCCTCAGAAGAGCCGGAagcggcagcggcggcaggagcagcagcggcgTAAGCCTCGGGGTTGGCAATTCggtccttgatggcctcaGAGCCCTCGAAAGTGTAGTCAGAAGCAATGGACAGAGCAAGAACGttcttgtagttgttgatgatgcAGTGAGACACGGCGGGGAGGGTGGGGTAGTTGGCGGCAAGGGAGATGGCGGTGATGGTAGAGATGGCACCAATGacgttggagatgagctcctcgtcggtgatGTCCAGAATCTCGGAACCGAAAACCTGGCCGTTGTCGTAGACCTGAACAACAGTCATTCCGTAGGTGAAAGGAGAGATGTTCAGCATGTTAAGGAGGGTAGCCTCGGAGGGACCGACCTTGACATCCTGCTGGAGGATCTTGACATCGGAGGTAATCTCAATAGTACCTCGAGAAATCTTGGTGGGGACACCGAGAGCCTGGAAGAAAGAAGTCTTGTCCGGAGGCATTCCAGTGTTGGCGGCCTGGATCCAGACGTCCTTAGGGGCAATGGCACCGGCTCGGGCAGGGGCCAGAACTCGGTTCTCGAGGAGAACCTCTCggatctccttgaggtcgtCGTTGGTGAAAACGAAACCAACGTTGCCTCGGCAGAGGGGCATGAGAAGCTCAGCAGCCTCGgggagctcctcctcgaactCTCGGAGAGCTCGTCGGACCATGGTGTTCTTACCCATGAGAACGACTGCTCGGCCTCGGAGAGTCTTTCGGATCTCATGCATCTGCTGAGAAGAGACGTTATCGAcgccgacgacgaaaaTGGACTTGTACTCCTGAAGCAACTGCTTCAGTTTGGAGAAGTActcggtcttcttgatgCTGGTGCTGCCTCCCATTTCGAATTAGTTTGATAGGATATTTAAAGACAAATTCCgctgaagagaagaagagaagaaaaattTCACCAGCGAGTTATGAACTCCCAACGCGGAGTCTGAGTGGGTATGCTCAAACTTACGCAGTGCTGTGATATACTTCACCAATTGGGCTGTGTCCCCTAACCTTgatatcacgtgagtggGAGAACTGGATAAGGTCGGTTTTTTATGTAAGCGAAAGCGATTTTTGATGCTGCGAGAATAGTTACTTGTATTCTACTTACCTTCCCATGTCTTAAATTCACCCCTCTACTCAAATGGCTAAAATTTCTACTTTTGTTGAGATCATCGCACCCCACCATCCACGTAGGCACGCATATTTTACTAATCCGTACGTACAGCTTCAAACAAGCTGAAGTTTCGTTTTTTAAGACATACAAAACTTCGAAGATATGAAAAAGCACGTAAATAAACGTAGTTAACGTAGTGAGCGGTTGATTAGAGAGCTTGTCTCAAGTTTCTTCACTATTTGCACACATTAAGCATCATCAAACTACTatgtagtatgtacttgtatatatgtACGATCTGGGACACTCACTCcccgtacagtatgtatgtatagAGTAGTCACATAAGGCGAGAGTCCCGCACAGTATCCCAGTGAGTCCACGTTGTCAGCGCGGAGTACACATAACTGAATGTAGGATGTGGCCAGCACAACATACATCACTATTATATAACGGTATCATATTCAATGATGCTTAGTCGTCAGTGCGTCTTCGCTTCGTGAGTTCTCATTCCTGGGTCCCAGAGGCACCTCCAGATCCTCGTTTTTGACTAGAGTCCCGGCTGCGAGCACCCTGGAAGTCGCCCCTTGGTTGTCTTCGCTTCTTGTGGTTCTGTCCACGGTTGTTGTACATTCCCTGTCTGTTGTGGGCTGCTCGAGCACCTTGGTTGTTGTCTTGGTCATACCGGCGAGCGGTGTATGTCGGTCTGTCAAACCCGCTGTGAGAAGGTAGATACTGCTGGTTGTTCGGGGACCGTCCTCGACCCTGCAAAGCCGGTTGTACAAGCATGTCCATAGGTCCAACAGTCTGGCCAGTCATTTCAACGTCTTCAGACAGTTTCTGTCGCTCGTATCGGTCCGAGTTGGGGCCAAGGACTGCCTCCTTTGCCAGGGAGTCTGCTTTGACTACTACAGCAGGCAACATTCGGGGgatcagctcctcctcctcttccaggTTACCAATCTTGATAAAACGGTTGCAGCCGTCCAGCTTGCCGAGATACTTGACGTTGGTTTCCAGAGTGTCGTAGTCATTGGCATACTCGATGGGGTAGTCAATAGCCTTCTTTCGACGTCTCTTGTTGTGAGGGGTTCGTGGATCGTAGTTGAACTTGGTCCCCACGCTGTGTTCCTGGCGAACAACGGGATCACACAGAGCCTGGAACACCATCAGGTTGAGATAGGCATCATTACCTGCATTGTGGAGAAAGGCGTGAGGAATGCAAAATGCCTCCAGAAGATAGGTGAGGTTGCCCTTGCCCTGTTTTTTAATACAACGCCAGATCTTCTCAGTGTCGATGATGGGCAGCTCAGGAATGTGGAagtccatcttcttgagctcgttgagGTCCCCCGAGATGCAGTGGCCCACATAGTAGACCGGGTCCTGGTCAAAGCCGGCAGTAAGGCCCGTCAGAAGTTCCTTCCAAACTGTTCGAATGTCGGCTAGAGGCGCCACTTGCGACGTACCGTAGCAAAAGAAGTCTCTATGGTCCGGGACGTAGTTACCGTTTCGGTATCGATCCGACGATCTCTCCTTGACAACAAAGTGCTGGGCCGAGATCTTAGGGGCTGCGTAAGGCTTGTCGGGCTGACCAATCGGATGGAACCGCATCACGGCCACTCCGATCTCCGTGATCACTCCAGCATGATGTTCTGCGGTTTCGGTATCGATGCAGATAAACACTCCACGGTTGGCTGGAGGCTGCTGTAGAGTATTGTAGGGTGCGGGGATTCGTAGTTGCATGTGATTCCAATGTGTTGGTGGGCCGTCTATGTTCAGCAAAAGTCGTCTTGGATTCCGTCGGAGACGTTAGTGTACTTGAAGTccgtctacttgtagttgtaatTAGCAGTCTCTGAACGTGTCGCGTAAAATTAATTTTGGCTTGCATATTGGGAGTGGACACAGGTTGATGCACGCTACATGTGGGTCTGATGAGTGGACGTGTCACAGACTATTCTTGGGTGTCACGGCTGTTGCTGGTTTCAAAAAAACTCTGTGATTGGATGCTACGGTACGTGTCGCACTTTTCCACGCACTTTTCCACCTGCTGGAACCAAACGGTCGGCCTTGTGCCTTGCATGACAGTGAGGTTGTGAGTTTAAAGAGGTTCACTAAGCGAGTCTGTCAGGTGTCTGGGTACCTTGATGTGTACATGTTGTCAGTGgaaactacttgtagtgatGTTCGGATGCTGCCTGAGTGTAATAATATACATCGAAcgcgtacttgtagtgtcgTGTGTCCTTGTGCTCTGAATATCTGAATATCTAACTATCACGTCCCcacacaagtacaagtaccttgTGTACATCCTGTACACTCGACATTAACGGGCAGTCTGTTTGCCTTGACTGCAAAATAGCCACTCCAACAAGAGCGACAATAAGCACAAACAATACTATTATTTCGCGCATCAGTTTGGCTCTACTGCACGTCTAGGTGGAGTAcgtgtacagtattttACAGCACGAGCACTACGCtgtatagtacatactcataATTGTATTCTCTCAGAGCATCACTATTGTTTCACACCTCGATTCGAGCTGTGTGGAGGCTTCTGAACAACTAACTtaagaggaggaagaaggcaGACGTGCCATGGTTGGCTATATCGGTATTATAGGCGCTGGGATTGGTAATCGCACCCTGTCaatgtattgtacaatagCCCCCGTTCAGTTACCCTTCTCTCTATACACTGCCTTGTTGTTCCtccttttcttctctccttGCTCGTCTCCCACTTTAACTCCAAGCTTGaaattacagtatgtttCATCAGGCTGAACCATGGGGACCCGGTCAACACCTGTCATATGGAAGCTATAAAAAAGACTTCTTTGGTTAATTTTCAActgaaaataaaataaaaccAGGCCACGCAAACACTGTTATATTTCCCCTCCCCCTTCCCCAGGCACCCCTTTTATCTCCACTTTGACACCACTTTGACTCTGCTTCCGTCTCCTCGCGTCAACCCGCGTTGCCCCAGCAACCTTGTCCCAATTAGGAGTAAACACAACACCATCCGACTGCACGCCTATCCTTATGTAGCTAATACTTTAGAGGAGAGGCTAGCTACGTCGTGGTAAACTATTCTGCTCCACACTTCGCCACACATCTTGcaacacaaccacaccatGGTATCGTTTAAAGACTCCCCGGTCAAGGGGGCCATGAGCTCTGTGGAACAAAAGCTCCAATCTCTGCGAATGCCCCAGTCTCCCATGCGAGGAGGAACCTCTCCCCCTCGAAGCCCTCTTCGACACGAGGCTGGAAGTTGTGACCCCGACGAGACCACCGCCATCATTTCCAACATTGAGTCTCTCAACATTGGCCGACCTACTGACAAGGAGAACTGGGCTCCTCAACAGCAGGGCCACCACGGCAGCCAGGTGACGGCCAACACACACTCGCCGTCGTGGacttcacgtgactacgAAAAGTTCAATGACCCTCAGACCAAGCGACTGGTCAACGTCACCCAGTTGTACTTCTTCGATTACTACTTCGATCTGCTGACTTACGTACACGGCCGTCAGCAGCGTCTTGGAAAagccaaggctgctcttgGAGGCGTCCCCCAAGCCGAGGCTGAGACTCAATGGAAGTCGTATGTCGGCCGAGAAAGAGCTCACCTGCGAAAGCGTCGAACCCGTCTCAAGCACGGCGACTTCCAGATCCTTACCCAAGTCGGCCAGGGAGGTTACGGACAGGTGTtcctggccaagaaggccgacaCCCGGGAAATTTGCGCCCTCAAGGTGCTtaacaagaagctgctgcttaAACTGGACGAAATCAGACACATTCTTACCGAACGAGACATTCTAACGGCTGCCCGGTCCGAGTGGCTTGTCAAGCTGCTTTACGCCTTCCAGGACCAGGAGTCTGTCTACCTCGCCATGGAGTTTGTCCCTGGAGGAGACTACCGAACTCTGCTTAATAACACCGGCATCCTCAACCCCAGACACGCGCGGTTCTACATCTCCGAGATGTTCGCATCACTGGAGGCCCTCCACAAGCTCGGATACATCCACAGAGATCTCAAGCCCGAGAACTTCCTCATCGACTCGGCAGGTCACATCAAGCTGACTGACTTTGGTCTTGCATCCGGAGCAATCTCCAAGGACCGAGTTGAAAGCATGAAAATTCGTCTTGATGCCGTCAAGGATGTCCAGGTCACCCATAGATCGCTCACCGAGCGACAGAAGATGTACCGGTCTCTGCGAGCCTCGGACATTAACTACGCCTCCTCCATTGTTGGCTCTCCTGACTAcatggctctggaggtTCTGGAGGGAAAGAACTACGACTACACAATTGACTACTGGTCTCTGGGCTGCATGTTGTTCGAGACTCTGGCCGGCTACCCTCCTTTCGCTGGAGCTTCTCCTGACGAGACATACTCTAACTTGCGACAGTGGAAGAACGCTCTTCGGCGGCCCAAG includes:
- a CDS encoding uncharacterized protein (Compare to YALI0B14124g, some similarities with uniprot|Q08448 Saccharomyces cerevisiae Chromosome XV reading frame ORF YOR059C); this translates as MHLFVLIHGLWGSATHMAAVKEVLDTTYGVKAGGDMVAYATQSNHGTLTYDGVQVCARRCYLEIKEVIRRYADDEGVTFDRISILGYSLGGLIARYLCGIFLDEGFFDKVKPVLFSTIATPHLGSKFHRTDKRWFSWMNTLGSTYLGNTGRDLFLKDPTLADMSNPSSSAYKALEMFDNRVLLANCRNDRTVHFPTAFITAANPFANLRWLDLKFHEVKLQEPVVDSYGWSHSPRIIDFKRTTKRSLPFPVYHEHIRQKLIFWSFAATVGPLAITAVLIASMFFTNNSNHRVSKFLREGDKALMGEILESIKMETFDEEWLNEGDERKVGGKGEKTENTDKQSSPVSKTDASKVEEEADVMAAGITEAAVEDVILGDDLNNTDTPALSETKVVGLGEAMEAARHTGDRGLLANWANNAPFSEDVLSMIENMDKLGWEKYAVYITVIHSHAAIVARRGLTQQGQGAATLRLFSEIIRSKI
- a CDS encoding uncharacterized protein (Compare to YALI0B14179g, some similarities with uniprot|YDR514c Saccharomyces cerevisiae YDR514c or uniprot|P25370 Saccharomyces cerevisiae YCL036w); protein product: MQLRIPAPYNTLQQPPANRGVFICIDTETAEHHAGVITEIGVAVMRFHPIGQPDKPYAAPKISAQHFVVKERSSDRYRNGNYVPDHRDFFCYGTSQVAPLADIRTVWKELLTGLTAGFDQDPVYYVGHCISGDLNELKKMDFHIPELPIIDTEKIWRCIKKQGKGNLTYLLEAFCIPHAFLHNAGNDAYLNLMVFQALCDPVVRQEHSVGTKFNYDPRTPHNKRRRKKAIDYPIEYANDYDTLETNVKYLGKLDGCNRFIKIGNLEEEEELIPRMLPAVVVKADSLAKEAVLGPNSDRYERQKLSEDVEMTGQTVGPMDMLVQPALQGRGRSPNNQQYLPSHSGFDRPTYTARRYDQDNNQGARAAHNRQGMYNNRGQNHKKRRQPRGDFQGARSRDSSQKRGSGGASGTQE
- a CDS encoding 60S ribosomal protein uL10 (Compare to YALI0B14146g, similar to Saccharomyces cerevisiae RPP0 (YLR340W); ancestral locus Anc_4.170, highly similar to uniprot|P05317 Saccharomyces cerevisiae YLR340w RPLA0 acidic ribosomal protein L10.e singleton), which gives rise to MGGSTSIKKTEYFSKLKQLLQEYKSIFVVGVDNVSSQQMHEIRKTLRGRAVVLMGKNTMVRRALREFEEELPEAAELLMPLCRGNVGFVFTNDDLKEIREVLLENRVLAPARAGAIAPKDVWIQAANTGMPPDKTSFFQALGVPTKISRGTIEITSDVKILQQDVKVGPSEATLLNMLNISPFTYGMTVVQVYDNGQVFGSEILDITDEELISNVIGAISTITAISLAANYPTLPAVSHCIINNYKNVLALSIASDYTFEGSEAIKDRIANPEAYAAAAPAAAAASGSSEAAPAAAAEEDEESEDDDMGFGLFD
- a CDS encoding uncharacterized protein (Compare to YALI0B14201g, similar to uniprot|P32328 Saccharomyces cerevisiae YPR111w DBF20 cell cycle protein kinase P108.1.f3.6 or uniprot|P22204 Saccharomyces cerevisiae YGR092w DBF2 ser/thr protein kinase P108.1.f16.1), encoding MVSFKDSPVKGAMSSVEQKLQSLRMPQSPMRGGTSPPRSPLRHEAGSCDPDETTAIISNIESLNIGRPTDKENWAPQQQGHHGSQVTANTHSPSWTSRDYEKFNDPQTKRLVNVTQLYFFDYYFDLLTYVHGRQQRLGKAKAALGGVPQAEAETQWKSYVGRERAHLRKRRTRLKHGDFQILTQVGQGGYGQVFLAKKADTREICALKVLNKKLLLKLDEIRHILTERDILTAARSEWLVKLLYAFQDQESVYLAMEFVPGGDYRTLLNNTGILNPRHARFYISEMFASLEALHKLGYIHRDLKPENFLIDSAGHIKLTDFGLASGAISKDRVESMKIRLDAVKDVQVTHRSLTERQKMYRSLRASDINYASSIVGSPDYMALEVLEGKNYDYTIDYWSLGCMLFETLAGYPPFAGASPDETYSNLRQWKNALRRPKYDDGRYVFSDRTWDLIQRLITSARYRLRSFDEIAKHPYFAEVEWETLREKTPPFIPQLDSDVDAGYFDDFSNEADMEKYQEVMAKRTQVENLADKGNPIPHRAFVGFTFRHSRNPNNNILEETNKGNTHSRREVGRSNFGTMF